A single window of Providencia stuartii DNA harbors:
- the ssb gene encoding single-stranded DNA-binding protein: protein MMSKGVNKVILVGNLGSDPEIRYMPSGTAVANFNVATTDTWRDKQSGEQREHTEWHRIVLKGRLAEVAGEYLKKGSQVYLEGSNRTRKWTDSQQIERYTTEVHCVEMQMLGGRGNAPQDNSQRAAPQKGQRTGAGTQSAPVQQSAPQGGMGGGYGPAPDGWDDDIPFMRLHHLAGG, encoded by the coding sequence ATGATGTCTAAAGGCGTCAACAAAGTAATTCTGGTCGGTAATCTCGGTTCTGACCCGGAAATTCGCTACATGCCAAGCGGAACTGCCGTTGCCAACTTCAACGTTGCAACAACGGATACGTGGCGCGATAAGCAGTCTGGCGAGCAAAGAGAGCATACTGAGTGGCACCGTATTGTGCTTAAAGGTCGTTTGGCAGAAGTCGCTGGTGAGTACCTGAAAAAGGGCTCCCAAGTCTATCTCGAAGGGAGCAACCGCACCCGGAAGTGGACTGACAGCCAACAAATCGAGCGCTACACCACCGAAGTACACTGCGTTGAAATGCAGATGCTTGGTGGTCGTGGAAATGCACCTCAGGACAACTCTCAACGTGCAGCGCCCCAAAAAGGGCAACGTACAGGAGCCGGTACGCAATCTGCTCCTGTGCAGCAATCAGCACCGCAAGGTGGTATGGGCGGAGGCTATGGTCCCGCTCCTGATGGCTGGGATGATGACATCCCGTTCATGCGGCTGCACCACTTGGCTGGCGGGTAA
- the bet gene encoding phage recombination protein Bet, translated as MSDNKSLVTRIASRFGVDTRKFYETLKATAFKQRDGSAPTDEQMMTLLIVAEQYGLNPFTREIYAFPDKQNGIIPVVGVDGWSRIINEHPQYDGVEFVYSDKMVRMQGAKVDCPEWIECVIYRKDRSRPIRIKEFIDEVYREPFQGQGRNGAYTVDGPWQTHTKRQLRHKSLIQCSRVAFGFSGIYDQDEAERIREMEQASAINPAIANLPSPSQVQSQEPLAIEHKELDPILTKLANRAIAENAWSAAHEYVKGRYEGSELQYATQFLRDKEMDQMEPPKPDYQEAHEQESAAGGSANAEPGAEEMPPLSDEDMIPVTEEEGAEGSYY; from the coding sequence ATGTCTGATAACAAATCTCTTGTAACCCGTATCGCAAGCCGGTTTGGCGTGGACACCCGAAAGTTCTATGAAACTTTGAAGGCGACCGCATTCAAGCAGCGAGATGGAAGTGCCCCGACCGATGAGCAGATGATGACGCTCCTGATCGTGGCTGAACAGTACGGTTTGAACCCTTTCACTCGGGAAATCTATGCGTTTCCTGACAAGCAAAATGGGATCATTCCGGTAGTAGGTGTTGATGGTTGGAGCCGCATCATCAACGAGCATCCCCAGTATGATGGCGTCGAGTTCGTGTATTCGGACAAGATGGTCAGAATGCAGGGGGCGAAAGTTGACTGCCCTGAGTGGATTGAATGCGTGATTTACCGTAAGGACAGATCTCGCCCTATCCGCATCAAGGAGTTCATTGATGAGGTGTACCGTGAACCGTTTCAGGGTCAAGGTCGCAATGGTGCTTACACTGTTGATGGCCCCTGGCAAACGCACACCAAGCGTCAACTCCGGCACAAGTCGCTGATCCAGTGTTCTCGTGTCGCATTTGGTTTCTCTGGTATTTATGACCAGGATGAAGCTGAACGCATCCGTGAAATGGAGCAGGCATCGGCCATTAACCCGGCTATTGCCAATCTCCCTTCACCATCTCAAGTTCAAAGCCAAGAGCCTTTGGCTATTGAGCACAAAGAGCTTGACCCGATCCTAACCAAACTCGCAAATCGCGCCATTGCTGAAAACGCATGGTCTGCGGCGCATGAGTATGTGAAGGGACGGTATGAAGGTTCGGAACTGCAATATGCGACTCAATTCCTTCGTGACAAGGAGATGGATCAAATGGAGCCTCCGAAACCTGACTACCAGGAAGCGCACGAGCAAGAGTCCGCCGCTGGTGGTTCTGCAAATGCTGAACCTGGTGCCGAAGAAATGCCGCCTTTGAGTGACGAGGACATGATCCCTGTTACAGAAGAGGAGGGCGCGGAAGGCAGTTACTACTAA